The following proteins come from a genomic window of Triticum aestivum cultivar Chinese Spring chromosome 6A, IWGSC CS RefSeq v2.1, whole genome shotgun sequence:
- the LOC123128001 gene encoding bifunctional dTDP-4-dehydrorhamnose 3,5-epimerase/dTDP-4-dehydrorhamnose reductase: MAASTNGSSPPVLKFLIYGRTGWIGGLLGQLCTAQGIPFAYGAGRLENRAQLEADIDEVAPTHVFNAAGVTGRPNVDWCETHRVETIRANVCGTLTLADVCRARGLVLINYATGCIFEYDAGHPLGSGVGFKEEDTPNFVGSFYSKTKAMVEELLKNYENVCTLRVRMPISSDLSNPRNFITKITRYDKVVDIPNSMTILDELLPISIEMAKRNLTGIWNFTNPGVVSHNEILEMYRDYIDPNFSWKNFNLEEQAKVIVAPRSNNELDTVKLKTEFPELLSIKESLIKNVFKPNQKTSKA; the protein is encoded by the exons ATGGCGGCCTCCACCAACGGCTCCTCGCCGCCGGTGCTCAAGTTCCTCATCTACGGCCGCACCGGCTGGATCGGGGGCCTCCTCGGCCAGCTCTGCACCGCGCAGGGCATCCCCTTCGCCTACGGCGCCGGCCGGCTCGAGAACCGCGCCCAGCTCGAGGCCGACATCGACGAGGTCGCGCCCACCCACGTCTTCAATGCCGCGGGCGTCACCGGCCGCCCCAACGTCGACTGGTGCGAGACCCACCGCGTCGAGACCATCCGCGCCAACGTCTGCGGCACGCTCACGCTCGCCGACGTCTGCCGCGCCCGGGGCCTCGTGCTCATCAACTACGCCACGGGCTGCATCTTCGAGTACGACGCGGGCCACCCGCTCGGCTCGGGGGTCGGGTTCAAGGAGGAGGACACTCCCAACTTCGTTGGATCGTTCTACTCCAAAACCAAGGCCATG GTTGAGGAACTGCTGAAAAACTACGAAAACGTGTGCACCCTTCGTGTAAGGATGCCTATTTCATCTGATCTGTCCAATCCTCGCAATTTCATCACAAAGATCACCCGGTATGACAAGGTTGTGGATATCCCAAATTCAATGACAATATTGGATGAACTTCTTCCCATCTCAATCGAGATGGCGAAGAGAAACCTCACCGGAATCTGGAACTTCACTAATCCTGGTGTGGTGAGCCACAATGAGATACTGGAGATGTACAGAGATTACATCGACCCAAACTTCTCCTGGAAGAACTTCAACTTGGAGGAGCAAGCCAAGGTCATAGTTGCACCGAGGAGCAACAATGAACTTGACACTGTTAAATTGAAGACCGAGTTCCCAGAACTTTTGTCAATCAAGGAGTCGCTGATAAAAAACGTGTTCAAACCAAATCAGAAGACGTCCAAGGCTTGA